The Chloroflexi bacterium ADurb.Bin180 genome has a window encoding:
- the rpmB gene encoding 50S ribosomal protein L28, with translation MPIRCDLCGKGPLVGHNVSHSKRATKRRWLPNIQKITVQQGGSATRLNVCSRCLRTLHKA, from the coding sequence ATGCCAATCCGATGCGACCTGTGCGGAAAAGGGCCACTCGTCGGCCACAATGTGAGCCATTCCAAGCGCGCCACCAAGAGGCGCTGGCTGCCGAACATCCAGAAGATCACCGTTCAGCAAGGTGGTTCCGCTACTCGGCTCAATGTCTGCAGCCGGTGTCTGAGAACGCTCCACAAGGCCTAA
- the gltD_1 gene encoding Glutamate synthase (NADPH) small chain, translating into MSNRLTGQPFPVLLRWITEELKQHQSIFGLHRSQLYVPPANPPYAIPELYGQYLGTPLGPAAGPHTQLAQNIVCAWLCGGRFIELKTVQIMDELEISRPCIDAADEGYNVEWSQELKLEQSASEYVKAWALIHLLPRILGWDEHLPLGTVFNMSVGYNLEGIQSQSITRFMERLRDASEELAQIRAVLRSGFPKLANVEIPTRLTNNVTLSTMHGCPPDEVERIASYLLRECHLHTTVKLNPTLLGADEVRRILREDLGYREIQIPDPVFEHDMQYGRAVQLIRQLKSVADAEHLSFAIKLSNTLAMGNHRGILPGQEMYMSGRALYPITMNLFHRLAKDLGGDLRVSYSAGADAFNIVDILATGARPVTMATDLLKPGGYARLRQSIEQLDTAMHQRQVSSLDELAKDSLANLERSAREALRQPRYKKNYHPYPLPRVKSPLAAFDCITAPCKEPCAVCQDIPEYARWIAEGDLDRALETILARNPLPGVTGHICTQLCQTRCTRNNYDQPVAIRDLKRVANERGVSAPAAGPDTGYRVAVVGGGPSGLAAAYFLALSGVHVTLFEARDRLGGMVCLAPAFRLPERILQADIQRICSLGIEVKLNHAITTVPEELLKQGFSAVYVAYGFQRDAELDLPGKDATGVHTAMAFLEQVSRGEKPYLGKKTLVIGGGNTAMDAARTAQRLTGNPVTVVYRRTVHEMPATMEEREDLLAEGNSILELASPQRVLAKQGRVSELRCIRNRLGQPQTDGRREPVAIPGSEFTLEADSIIIATGQQPDLAFLTGSTIAVNQGKRVRVDERTGQTDAPGVYAGGDVVRGPATIIQACADGRRAAEAICRQLRVPFAPTLASVHSPAPDPSRIKVARSRLALPIRPKALPVAARSSFALVQSTLSISDARSEAERCLQCSVLCDKCVEVCPNRANLAYTCSPIVTTLPLYESRHDRLSIVGEQVVRIEQTRQIVHLADLCNQCGNCATFCVHEGEPFRDKPALYLTASTFRSVDTDGYYIAREEAGLAITRRSGGRLARLIWKGDQLWYENEHLRATLHRLNLSIQQVQLKQSLAGTLTLADAIEMYVVLSGVSASLPFLPLGLA; encoded by the coding sequence ATGTCCAACCGACTGACGGGGCAGCCATTCCCCGTTTTGCTGCGCTGGATCACCGAGGAGCTCAAGCAGCACCAGTCCATCTTTGGCCTTCATCGCTCGCAGCTCTATGTTCCTCCAGCCAACCCACCCTATGCTATTCCCGAGCTGTACGGTCAGTACCTCGGCACGCCTCTCGGCCCTGCCGCCGGCCCCCACACGCAGCTTGCTCAGAACATCGTCTGCGCCTGGTTGTGCGGAGGACGGTTCATCGAGCTCAAGACGGTGCAAATCATGGATGAGCTGGAGATCAGCCGTCCCTGCATCGACGCGGCGGACGAAGGGTACAACGTCGAATGGTCACAGGAGCTCAAACTCGAGCAGTCGGCCAGCGAGTATGTCAAGGCCTGGGCACTGATTCACCTGCTGCCGAGGATTCTGGGGTGGGATGAACACCTGCCCCTAGGCACGGTCTTTAACATGAGTGTCGGCTACAACCTGGAGGGGATCCAGAGTCAGTCCATTACCCGCTTTATGGAGAGGCTGCGCGACGCCAGCGAGGAGCTCGCTCAGATTCGTGCCGTTCTCCGCTCTGGTTTTCCCAAACTCGCTAACGTGGAGATTCCCACGCGGCTAACCAACAACGTGACCCTGTCCACCATGCACGGCTGCCCGCCAGACGAGGTAGAACGCATCGCCAGCTACCTGCTGCGAGAGTGCCACCTGCACACGACCGTCAAGCTCAATCCCACCCTTCTCGGCGCCGACGAGGTCCGGCGTATCCTGCGTGAAGATCTGGGCTATCGCGAGATCCAGATTCCTGATCCCGTGTTTGAGCACGACATGCAGTACGGACGAGCGGTACAGCTCATTCGCCAGCTCAAATCGGTAGCTGACGCAGAGCATCTGTCCTTCGCGATCAAGCTCAGCAATACCCTGGCTATGGGGAACCACAGAGGCATCCTCCCGGGTCAGGAAATGTATATGTCCGGGCGTGCCCTCTACCCCATCACGATGAACCTCTTCCATCGCCTGGCCAAGGATCTCGGAGGGGATCTCAGGGTATCCTATTCTGCCGGCGCCGATGCCTTCAACATTGTCGACATCCTCGCTACGGGCGCCCGGCCGGTCACCATGGCCACGGATCTCCTAAAGCCGGGCGGTTACGCTCGCCTCAGACAAAGCATCGAGCAGCTCGACACTGCCATGCACCAGCGCCAGGTAAGCAGCCTCGACGAACTGGCCAAAGACTCGCTGGCCAATCTCGAGCGCTCGGCCAGGGAGGCTTTGCGCCAGCCGCGCTACAAAAAGAACTACCATCCCTATCCACTGCCCAGGGTCAAGTCTCCTCTCGCCGCTTTTGATTGCATCACCGCACCGTGCAAGGAACCCTGCGCCGTTTGCCAGGACATCCCCGAGTACGCCAGGTGGATCGCCGAAGGAGACTTGGACCGGGCCCTGGAGACCATCCTGGCCCGCAACCCTCTGCCGGGAGTCACCGGGCACATTTGCACGCAGCTTTGCCAGACCCGCTGCACACGCAACAACTATGACCAGCCAGTAGCCATCCGCGACCTCAAGCGGGTGGCGAATGAACGAGGAGTGTCAGCGCCCGCGGCTGGCCCAGATACGGGCTATCGTGTTGCCGTGGTCGGCGGCGGGCCATCGGGCCTCGCCGCAGCCTACTTTCTCGCCCTGAGCGGGGTGCACGTAACCCTCTTCGAGGCCAGGGATCGGCTGGGCGGAATGGTCTGTCTCGCGCCGGCGTTCCGTCTGCCGGAGAGGATCTTGCAGGCGGACATTCAAAGGATTTGCTCGCTCGGTATCGAGGTCAAACTCAATCACGCCATCACCACAGTCCCGGAAGAGCTGCTGAAGCAAGGCTTTTCGGCCGTGTACGTTGCCTATGGTTTTCAGCGCGACGCCGAGCTCGACCTGCCGGGCAAAGACGCCACCGGCGTCCATACCGCCATGGCATTCCTCGAGCAGGTCTCTCGCGGGGAGAAACCCTATCTCGGCAAGAAGACCCTGGTGATCGGCGGCGGCAACACTGCTATGGATGCGGCCCGCACAGCGCAACGGCTCACAGGCAACCCGGTCACGGTTGTCTACCGTCGCACTGTCCACGAGATGCCGGCAACGATGGAAGAAAGAGAGGATCTGCTGGCCGAGGGCAACTCGATCCTTGAGCTGGCTTCGCCCCAGCGTGTGTTGGCCAAACAAGGCAGGGTCAGCGAACTGCGCTGCATCCGCAACCGTCTGGGACAACCTCAGACCGACGGCCGCAGGGAGCCAGTGGCCATTCCCGGCAGCGAGTTCACCCTTGAAGCGGACTCGATCATCATCGCCACAGGCCAACAGCCGGACCTAGCATTCCTCACCGGCAGCACCATCGCGGTGAACCAGGGCAAACGCGTTCGAGTCGACGAGCGCACGGGTCAAACGGACGCGCCGGGGGTCTACGCTGGCGGCGATGTGGTGCGGGGTCCGGCGACGATCATCCAGGCCTGTGCCGATGGGCGCCGCGCTGCCGAGGCAATCTGTCGGCAACTGCGGGTGCCCTTCGCACCAACGCTGGCCTCTGTCCACTCGCCGGCGCCAGATCCTTCCCGGATCAAGGTGGCACGCTCACGCCTGGCTCTGCCGATCCGACCAAAAGCGCTTCCTGTGGCTGCTCGCAGCTCCTTTGCTCTCGTCCAGTCCACCCTGAGCATTTCTGACGCCCGCTCCGAAGCCGAGCGTTGCCTGCAGTGTTCGGTGCTGTGCGACAAGTGCGTCGAGGTTTGCCCCAACCGGGCCAATCTCGCTTACACTTGTTCACCCATTGTAACCACACTCCCTCTTTACGAAAGCCGGCATGACCGACTGTCCATCGTGGGAGAACAGGTCGTCCGCATCGAGCAGACCCGCCAGATCGTTCATTTGGCCGATCTCTGCAACCAGTGCGGCAACTGCGCCACGTTCTGCGTACACGAAGGCGAACCATTTCGCGACAAGCCCGCGCTGTACCTCACTGCAAGTACCTTTCGTTCTGTGGACACGGACGGTTACTACATCGCCCGTGAGGAAGCGGGACTCGCCATTACCAGGCGCAGCGGCGGCCGCCTGGCCCGGCTGATCTGGAAGGGCGACCAACTCTGGTACGAGAACGAGCATCTACGAGCCACGCTCCACAGGCTGAACTTGTCCATTCAGCAGGTCCAACTCAAGCAGAGCTTGGCAGGCACGCTCACTCTCGCCGACGCTATCGAGATGTACGTCGTTCTGAGCGGCGTATCTGCCTCGCTGCCATTCCTCCCCCTAGGTCTCGCCTGA
- the nboR gene encoding Nicotine blue oxidoreductase — MRLASALSIHRGDVVAFVGGGGKTTTMFALARELVADGWRVLTTTTTMIAPPRPEDGSFLVLAPGQRQACRQVELALREQKHVTLATEHLVEQNKLRGVPPEWIPALASLVDALLVEADGAKMRPFKAPAAHEPVMPAGASLLVPVAGIDAIGKPLGPQTTHRPEVVSSLTGLALGAKITPQVVAQVLTHPDGGLKGFSGERVIPLINKVASTEELALARQIARPMMLCPAVDRVLIGSAARDQVTECWRHVAAIVLAAGGSTRMGTPKQLLTVAGETMLARVLRTTCSLLFHQVVVVLGAGGSELLPLVPPSCQVALNPHWQEGMSSSLRIGLDSLGPRAEAALFILSDQPLLEADTLLQILYAYFGTEKGIVVPEYGGRRGTPVLFDRKLFPRLRKVRGDTGGREVIQETPEEVLPVQMPSADVLIDIDTMQDYHNLIASRQANQG, encoded by the coding sequence ATGCGCCTTGCGAGCGCTTTGAGCATCCACCGCGGCGACGTCGTTGCCTTTGTCGGCGGGGGAGGCAAGACTACCACAATGTTCGCCCTGGCCAGGGAGCTCGTTGCTGATGGATGGCGGGTCCTCACCACCACAACCACGATGATCGCTCCTCCCAGACCGGAGGATGGTTCGTTCCTTGTGCTCGCCCCAGGGCAGCGCCAGGCCTGCCGCCAGGTTGAGCTGGCCCTGCGCGAGCAGAAGCACGTCACTCTGGCCACGGAGCACCTGGTCGAACAAAACAAGCTCCGCGGCGTGCCTCCTGAGTGGATTCCGGCCCTTGCGTCTCTGGTAGACGCGCTCCTTGTCGAAGCGGATGGTGCCAAGATGAGACCGTTCAAGGCGCCGGCCGCACACGAGCCAGTGATGCCTGCAGGGGCCTCTTTGTTGGTCCCAGTCGCCGGCATCGATGCCATTGGCAAACCCCTCGGTCCGCAGACTACCCACAGACCCGAAGTGGTTTCTTCGCTCACCGGACTCGCACTCGGAGCCAAGATCACGCCGCAGGTCGTGGCGCAGGTTCTCACCCATCCCGACGGGGGACTGAAGGGATTCAGCGGTGAGAGGGTCATTCCCTTGATCAACAAGGTTGCATCGACCGAGGAGTTGGCTCTGGCTCGCCAGATCGCCCGGCCGATGATGCTTTGCCCGGCGGTCGACCGCGTGCTGATCGGCTCTGCGGCCCGCGATCAAGTAACCGAGTGCTGGCGTCACGTGGCGGCCATTGTGCTGGCCGCCGGCGGCTCAACACGCATGGGCACTCCTAAGCAGCTCCTGACCGTCGCCGGTGAAACCATGCTCGCACGGGTGCTGCGCACCACCTGTAGCCTGCTCTTTCACCAGGTGGTTGTTGTACTTGGTGCCGGCGGCTCAGAGCTATTGCCCCTTGTCCCTCCTTCGTGCCAGGTAGCCCTCAACCCACACTGGCAGGAGGGGATGAGCTCTTCTCTCCGCATCGGGCTGGACAGCCTCGGCCCGCGCGCCGAGGCAGCCCTGTTCATCCTCTCGGACCAGCCGCTGCTCGAAGCGGATACCTTGCTCCAGATCCTCTATGCCTACTTTGGCACAGAAAAGGGTATCGTTGTCCCTGAGTATGGCGGTCGACGCGGAACGCCCGTCCTCTTCGACCGAAAGCTGTTTCCGCGCCTGCGCAAGGTCCGCGGCGACACAGGCGGCCGCGAGGTCATTCAAGAGACGCCAGAAGAGGTGCTGCCGGTGCAGATGCCATCGGCCGACGTACTGATCGATATCGACACTATGCAGGACTATCACAACCTGATCGCCTCTCGCCAGGCCAATCAGGGCTGA
- the rlmN gene encoding putative dual-specificity RNA methyltransferase RlmN, giving the protein MQERQLLTDLSFDELGAWLTGLGQPAFRAKQLFSWLYGSLVADWGAMTNLPADLRERMSQTALLTSLALLERVSSADGLTTKDLLELRDGETIESVLMRYEGRQSVCLSSQVGCAVGCPFCATGQSGLVRNLTSGEIVDQVLHFARQLHAEGAAVTNVVFMGMGEPLANYDPVWKAIRTLNDQRGLRLGARRFTVSTVGVVPGIRRMMQEGLEVGLAVSLHAPTDDLRSQLVPINKSYPLAELISVCREYTEQTHRRVTFEYALIQGVNDSPQLARQLGQLLHGMLCHVNLIPVNPTSASSYRPASRDTVLLFRQELNQHGIANTVRLGRGLDIQAGCGQLRSRHLSR; this is encoded by the coding sequence GTGCAAGAGCGGCAATTGCTGACCGACCTTTCGTTCGACGAGCTGGGTGCCTGGCTCACCGGGCTCGGGCAACCAGCGTTCAGGGCGAAGCAGCTCTTTTCCTGGCTCTATGGCTCACTGGTTGCCGACTGGGGAGCGATGACCAACCTGCCTGCCGACCTGCGCGAGAGGATGTCCCAGACCGCCCTGCTGACCTCACTCGCCCTGCTGGAGCGAGTGAGCTCGGCGGACGGCCTCACGACCAAGGATCTGCTCGAGCTGCGGGATGGCGAGACCATCGAAAGCGTTCTCATGCGGTACGAGGGCCGTCAGTCGGTGTGCCTGTCCTCACAGGTTGGTTGCGCGGTTGGCTGTCCGTTCTGCGCCACAGGGCAGAGCGGCCTGGTGCGCAACCTCACCTCCGGCGAGATCGTTGACCAGGTTCTGCACTTTGCTCGCCAGCTTCACGCCGAAGGCGCCGCGGTCACCAATGTGGTGTTTATGGGTATGGGCGAGCCGCTGGCCAACTATGATCCCGTCTGGAAGGCCATTCGTACCCTGAACGACCAGCGCGGTCTGCGTCTCGGGGCGCGCCGCTTCACCGTGTCGACGGTAGGCGTCGTCCCGGGCATTCGCCGCATGATGCAGGAGGGCTTGGAGGTAGGGTTGGCTGTGTCGCTTCACGCTCCCACCGACGACCTGCGCAGCCAGCTCGTTCCGATCAACAAGAGCTATCCCCTAGCGGAGCTCATTTCCGTTTGCCGCGAGTATACCGAACAGACACACCGCCGGGTCACGTTCGAGTACGCCCTCATCCAGGGGGTTAACGACAGCCCTCAACTGGCACGCCAGCTCGGTCAGCTCTTGCATGGCATGCTCTGCCATGTCAACCTGATCCCGGTTAATCCGACCTCTGCCAGCAGCTACCGTCCCGCCTCCCGAGACACGGTGCTGCTATTCCGCCAGGAGCTCAATCAGCATGGTATTGCTAACACGGTCAGGCTCGGCCGGGGGCTCGATATCCAAGCCGGGTGCGGTCAACTGCGATCCCGTCACTTGAGCAGATAG
- the yutF_1 gene encoding putative hydrolase YutF — MPNSILPTIRSLILDMDGVLYRLNTPIRGGAEFLAYLQETGRRFVLVTNNSTLTPGQYADKLSRMGIRVDARHILTSAEATAMYLSRLSPPGTRVYVVGENGLRAALQKHGFVLADDITVSYVVCGLDRQLTYDKLATATLAIRSGARFIATNPDRTLPTERGLEPGAGAVFSAIQVATDTAPTVIGKPEPAMLELAMTMLNATTPGTAIIGDSLETDIRGGRALGLKTVLLMSGVTSPQQLAHSAQKPDLVYQDISALLADWHASDSIQPLPQGD; from the coding sequence ATGCCTAACTCGATTCTGCCCACCATCCGCAGCCTCATCCTGGATATGGATGGGGTGCTTTACCGGCTGAATACCCCCATCCGTGGCGGAGCCGAGTTCCTTGCCTACCTTCAAGAGACCGGGCGTCGTTTTGTGCTGGTCACCAACAACTCGACCTTGACTCCCGGGCAGTACGCCGACAAACTTAGCCGGATGGGTATCCGCGTCGACGCGCGGCACATTCTGACATCCGCCGAAGCTACGGCGATGTACCTGTCGCGGCTCTCGCCGCCGGGCACGAGGGTGTACGTTGTCGGAGAAAACGGCCTCCGAGCCGCACTCCAGAAACACGGTTTTGTGCTGGCGGATGACATCACTGTCTCCTACGTTGTCTGCGGTCTCGACCGACAACTCACCTACGACAAGCTGGCCACGGCGACCCTGGCCATTCGCTCAGGGGCCAGGTTCATTGCCACCAACCCCGACCGAACCCTTCCCACGGAGCGCGGCCTTGAGCCAGGGGCCGGGGCAGTCTTCTCCGCGATCCAGGTGGCCACGGACACCGCGCCGACGGTGATCGGCAAGCCAGAGCCGGCCATGCTCGAGCTGGCAATGACCATGCTCAACGCGACTACGCCAGGCACAGCCATCATCGGCGACAGTCTCGAAACAGACATCCGGGGAGGTCGCGCTCTCGGGCTCAAGACGGTGCTATTGATGAGTGGCGTGACCTCTCCGCAACAGTTGGCGCACTCTGCCCAGAAGCCGGATCTCGTCTACCAGGACATCTCGGCCCTGCTCGCGGATTGGCACGCCTCAGATTCGATACAACCATTGCCTCAGGGGGACTGA
- the rpe gene encoding Ribulose-phosphate 3-epimerase, translating to MKHKLPIQLAASVLAADLTRLGEQIKEAEAGGADALHIDVMDGRFVPNLSFGPGIVAACRRVTGLPLVTHLMIVQPERYIHEFVAAGSDAILVHQETCPHLHRTIQQIKSEGAQAGVVINPSTPAGTLEEIIADVNSVLVMTVNPGFGGGEFIPRTLKKIALVRKMLSGCGSQALLAVDGGITAATAPLAVEAGATVLVAGSAVFRSKEGIAQALQTLRRSIEA from the coding sequence ATGAAACATAAACTGCCCATCCAGCTCGCCGCGTCCGTCCTGGCTGCCGACCTGACACGACTGGGCGAGCAGATCAAGGAAGCTGAGGCAGGCGGCGCCGACGCCCTGCACATCGATGTCATGGATGGCCGGTTCGTGCCGAACCTGAGTTTCGGTCCCGGCATCGTCGCGGCGTGCCGCCGGGTCACTGGCCTGCCGCTGGTCACCCACCTGATGATTGTTCAGCCGGAGCGCTACATACACGAATTCGTCGCTGCTGGCTCCGACGCCATTCTGGTGCACCAGGAAACGTGCCCCCATCTGCATCGGACCATACAGCAGATCAAGAGCGAAGGGGCACAGGCTGGCGTGGTGATCAATCCGTCCACTCCTGCCGGTACGCTGGAAGAGATCATCGCGGATGTCAACTCGGTTCTGGTGATGACGGTGAATCCCGGGTTCGGCGGCGGAGAGTTCATCCCGAGAACGCTCAAGAAGATCGCACTGGTGCGCAAGATGCTCAGCGGCTGCGGCTCACAGGCGCTTCTGGCGGTAGACGGGGGGATCACTGCGGCGACTGCCCCTCTGGCAGTTGAGGCAGGAGCCACGGTGTTGGTAGCTGGAAGTGCGGTGTTTCGCTCAAAAGAGGGCATCGCTCAGGCCTTGCAAACGCTGCGGCGGAGCATCGAAGCCTGA